A genomic window from Companilactobacillus alimentarius DSM 20249 includes:
- a CDS encoding sucrose-specific PTS transporter subunit IIBC, translating into MKHAEVAERVIKYVGKNNLQAAAHCATRLRLVVKDESKIDQKGLDNDPDVKGTFETDGQYQIIIGPGDVDKVYDALISKTGLKEATPDDIKAVAQAGKKRNLLMDFLKVLSDIFIPIIPALVAGGLLMALNNVLTAENLFMTKSVVEVYPGIKGIAEMINAMAGAPFTFLPILLGFSATKRFGGNPYLGAAMGMVMVLPSLVNGNSVAAVTAAGKMPYWNIFGLHVAQAGYQGQVLPVLAVAFILANLEKFFHKHIKSAFDFTFTPMLSIIITGFLTFTIVGPVLRAVSDALTNGLVGLYNTTGAVGMGIFGLFYSAIVITGLHQTFPAIETQLLANIAKTGGSFIFPVASMANIGQGAATLAIFFATKSQKQKALTSSAGISALLGITEPAIFGVNLKMKFPFIFAAIASGIACVFLGIFHVLAVAMGPASVIGFISIASKAIPAFMLSGLISFVIAFIPTFIYAKKVLGNNTDPVEKDNDESNETTVNDEILVAPVSGISESLRNVNDKVFSAEIMGKGAAIEPNANQVIAPSDGVITVTYDSKHAYGIKTNSGAEILIHLGLDTVNLNGKYFTTNVKKGDTVHQGDLLGTFDVEALKKNNYDPTVMLVITNTNDYDKVERLKTTNIKAGDKIVALDQPADGPVAATI; encoded by the coding sequence ATGAAACATGCTGAAGTTGCTGAACGTGTTATTAAATACGTTGGTAAAAATAATCTCCAAGCAGCTGCACACTGTGCAACTAGATTGAGGTTAGTTGTTAAAGATGAATCAAAGATTGATCAAAAGGGTTTGGACAATGATCCAGATGTTAAAGGAACCTTTGAAACCGATGGTCAATATCAAATTATCATTGGACCTGGAGATGTTGACAAAGTTTATGATGCTCTTATCTCCAAGACCGGATTAAAAGAAGCTACCCCTGATGATATTAAAGCTGTAGCTCAAGCCGGTAAGAAGAGAAATCTTTTAATGGACTTCTTAAAAGTTCTTTCTGACATTTTTATTCCTATCATCCCAGCTTTGGTCGCTGGTGGTTTATTGATGGCTTTGAATAACGTTTTAACAGCTGAAAATCTCTTTATGACTAAATCGGTTGTTGAAGTTTATCCTGGAATCAAGGGCATTGCTGAAATGATCAACGCAATGGCCGGAGCTCCGTTCACTTTTCTACCAATCCTATTAGGATTTTCCGCTACAAAACGCTTCGGTGGCAATCCTTATCTTGGTGCGGCTATGGGTATGGTCATGGTTTTACCTTCATTGGTTAACGGAAATAGTGTAGCTGCTGTCACTGCCGCAGGAAAGATGCCTTATTGGAATATCTTTGGACTCCATGTCGCTCAGGCTGGTTATCAAGGACAAGTTTTACCAGTTCTAGCAGTCGCCTTTATTCTTGCAAATTTGGAAAAGTTCTTCCATAAACATATCAAGAGTGCATTTGATTTTACTTTTACACCAATGCTTTCAATTATCATTACCGGATTCTTAACCTTTACTATTGTTGGACCAGTACTAAGAGCTGTCAGTGATGCATTGACTAATGGATTAGTCGGACTTTACAACACTACTGGTGCTGTCGGTATGGGAATCTTTGGACTATTTTATTCAGCTATTGTTATTACTGGTTTACATCAAACCTTCCCTGCTATCGAAACTCAATTATTAGCTAATATAGCTAAAACTGGTGGTTCATTCATTTTCCCAGTTGCCTCTATGGCTAATATCGGACAAGGTGCCGCTACTTTAGCAATTTTCTTTGCTACAAAGAGTCAAAAGCAAAAAGCCTTAACATCTTCAGCCGGTATCTCAGCATTACTAGGTATTACTGAACCAGCAATTTTCGGTGTTAATTTAAAGATGAAGTTCCCATTTATTTTTGCCGCTATTGCTTCAGGAATAGCCTGCGTCTTCTTAGGTATTTTCCACGTATTAGCCGTTGCAATGGGACCAGCTTCTGTTATCGGATTCATCTCCATTGCTTCCAAAGCAATCCCCGCTTTCATGCTAAGTGGTTTAATTTCGTTTGTAATTGCCTTTATCCCAACTTTTATTTACGCTAAAAAAGTTCTTGGCAATAATACCGATCCCGTTGAAAAAGACAATGATGAATCAAATGAGACTACTGTTAACGATGAAATTTTGGTTGCCCCAGTTAGTGGTATCAGCGAAAGTCTTCGCAACGTTAATGATAAAGTCTTCTCTGCTGAAATCATGGGTAAAGGAGCTGCTATTGAACCCAACGCTAATCAAGTTATTGCTCCTTCTGATGGTGTAATCACTGTAACTTACGATAGTAAACACGCTTATGGTATTAAAACAAACTCTGGTGCTGAAATTTTGATTCACTTAGGCTTAGATACCGTTAACTTAAATGGTAAATACTTCACAACAAACGTAAAAAAGGGTGATACTGTTCATCAAGGTGACCTACTTGGTACCTTCGATGTCGAAGCTCTAAAGAAAAATAATTATGATCCAACTGTAATGCTAGTCATCACTAATACTAATGATTACGATAAGGTAGAGCGTTTGAAGACGACAAATATCAAAGCTGGCGACAAGATTGTTGCTCTAGACCAACCAGCAGATGGACCTGTCGCTGCCACTATTTAG
- a CDS encoding alpha-galactosidase: MPVEFNRDTGIINLHNEKISYIIQILGNRYPVHRYFGKYIPNYSNLDDLPKGNHAFAVDTTEDFPFSITSLPLEYSTIGDGDYHQPAYLIKDEQNHWLPTLKYCGLSITDKLPHGNLPQSIGDSSEVTTLVLHLADDVTKLQMDLNYTIFENLSLIIRSTTLHNLGKSALTIDALDSLQLNLSDDNFISFTLNGTHAHEANPMTSQIDSGIQLQHSFRGTSGPQHQPFIALSRPETSQFNGEVIGTALIWSGNFEDSIEVDQYQKTRLKIGLEPTTFSWQLKPQTDFQTPEAILTWSNHGYNEMSQIFHQFSTQTKLSKPSPIAINTWESMFFNVSDSKLSKLINKAASLDIEMVVLDDGWFTNRNSEQGQLGDWQVDSNKFPNGLLPLVERAHQRKLKFGLWIEPEMVTTNSNLFQEHPDWVLNYANRPLVTARHQLVLDLSREVVREHLLKTITNLVKSNQLDYLKWDMNRHLTQVGNTQLPATEQGEIYHHYVLGLYDLLNKLRQSCPNLIIENCSAGGGRLDFGMASYTNQTWLSDLTDSYDRTKIANGFSYLFPQAIFSNHVSAVPNGQNHRSTPLESRLQLASIGQMGFELDLEKLSVEQKDSIKKQIETYKNWRKLFLYGSFYRLTEINDLNIAWLITSSDKKTAIFFYSYGLTSSVRKIQNMPLHYLKDNINYSVNNRIYSGLQLNQIGLAISPSKQDFETSLIFITENSHPSN; this comes from the coding sequence TTGCCAGTTGAATTTAATCGAGATACAGGAATTATCAATCTACACAATGAAAAAATTAGTTATATCATTCAGATTTTAGGGAACCGTTACCCTGTTCATCGCTATTTTGGAAAATATATTCCTAACTATTCTAACTTAGACGATTTGCCTAAAGGAAATCACGCCTTTGCTGTTGACACGACAGAGGATTTTCCTTTCTCTATAACTTCTTTGCCTTTAGAGTACTCAACTATAGGAGATGGTGACTATCATCAACCGGCATACTTAATTAAGGATGAACAAAACCACTGGCTTCCAACATTAAAATATTGTGGATTATCAATTACTGATAAACTGCCTCACGGTAATCTACCCCAAAGTATTGGCGATAGTTCTGAGGTGACAACTTTAGTCTTGCATTTAGCGGATGACGTCACCAAACTTCAAATGGATCTTAATTATACAATTTTTGAAAATTTATCTTTAATTATCAGAAGCACTACCCTTCATAATTTGGGTAAATCGGCTTTAACCATTGATGCTTTGGATAGTCTGCAACTAAATTTGTCTGATGATAATTTTATTAGTTTTACACTGAATGGAACTCATGCTCATGAGGCTAACCCAATGACAAGTCAAATCGACTCAGGTATTCAATTGCAGCACTCTTTTAGAGGAACTAGTGGACCACAACACCAGCCCTTTATTGCCTTATCTCGCCCTGAAACATCCCAATTCAACGGTGAAGTAATTGGAACTGCCTTAATCTGGAGCGGCAACTTCGAAGACAGTATTGAAGTCGATCAATATCAAAAGACACGTCTAAAAATAGGACTGGAACCAACGACTTTTTCTTGGCAATTAAAACCCCAGACTGATTTTCAAACTCCAGAAGCAATCTTGACTTGGAGTAACCATGGATATAATGAAATGTCACAGATTTTTCATCAGTTTTCAACTCAAACTAAGCTCAGTAAACCAAGTCCAATCGCCATTAATACTTGGGAATCAATGTTTTTTAACGTCTCTGATAGTAAACTCAGTAAATTAATTAATAAAGCTGCTTCATTAGATATTGAAATGGTTGTTCTAGATGATGGCTGGTTCACCAATCGTAACAGTGAACAAGGTCAATTAGGAGATTGGCAAGTTGATTCCAATAAGTTTCCTAACGGATTATTACCCTTGGTTGAACGTGCCCACCAAAGAAAACTCAAATTTGGATTATGGATCGAACCCGAAATGGTTACTACTAATAGTAATTTATTTCAGGAGCATCCCGATTGGGTTCTTAATTACGCAAACCGCCCTCTAGTGACTGCTAGACATCAATTGGTTCTCGACTTATCTAGAGAAGTTGTTCGTGAGCATCTTTTGAAAACAATTACTAATTTAGTAAAAAGCAATCAACTCGATTACTTAAAATGGGATATGAATCGCCATTTGACTCAAGTCGGAAACACTCAACTTCCAGCCACAGAACAAGGTGAGATTTACCATCATTATGTTTTGGGACTATACGATCTGTTGAATAAACTAAGACAAAGTTGTCCCAATCTAATAATTGAAAATTGTTCTGCTGGTGGAGGCCGCCTTGATTTTGGTATGGCTAGCTACACCAATCAAACTTGGTTAAGCGACTTAACTGATTCTTATGATCGCACAAAGATTGCCAACGGCTTCAGTTACTTATTTCCACAGGCAATCTTCAGCAATCATGTCTCTGCAGTTCCCAACGGACAGAATCATCGCTCTACCCCTTTAGAATCACGATTACAACTGGCAAGTATCGGACAAATGGGATTCGAACTAGATTTAGAAAAACTTTCAGTTGAACAAAAAGATTCTATTAAAAAACAAATAGAAACTTACAAGAATTGGCGAAAATTATTTCTCTATGGTTCGTTTTATCGCCTCACCGAAATCAATGATCTCAATATTGCTTGGTTAATAACCAGTTCGGATAAGAAAACCGCAATTTTCTTTTATTCTTATGGATTGACCTCGTCCGTCAGAAAAATTCAGAATATGCCATTACATTACTTGAAAGATAATATTAACTATTCGGTAAATAATCGAATTTATTCTGGATTGCAACTAAATCAAATTGGACTCGCTATTTCACCAAGTAAACAGGATTTTGAAACCTCTTTAATTTTTATTACAGAAAATAGTCACCCTTCAAATTGA
- a CDS encoding VOC family protein, which produces MITRIMLYVDDVDMNVEFWTEEFGGKVVARQTLNGGYQNVIVSISSGTELSIFPKDYIRIYLPEVDETVPSLMFFSDDFNRLHDELISAGEISEVNGVLNFNFQDPEGNYFVVAKS; this is translated from the coding sequence ATGATAACTAGAATTATGTTGTATGTTGATGATGTCGATATGAATGTAGAATTTTGGACAGAAGAATTTGGTGGCAAAGTTGTGGCCAGACAGACGCTCAATGGCGGTTACCAAAATGTTATCGTCAGTATTTCTTCAGGAACTGAATTGTCGATTTTTCCCAAAGATTACATTCGAATCTATTTGCCAGAAGTCGATGAAACTGTGCCATCATTGATGTTCTTTTCAGATGATTTTAATAGATTACACGATGAGTTGATCAGTGCTGGTGAAATTAGTGAAGTTAATGGCGTGTTAAATTTCAATTTCCAAGATCCTGAAGGCAATTATTTCGTTGTCGCTAAGTCGTAA
- a CDS encoding DegV family protein, with the protein MKTAVVTDTASYLTPEQIKQYNITVLPITVILGDKQYKETEELTDQKFYDYLRNEPELPTTAQVSMGQIQEAYDHLVDEGYDTIISIHLSLGITSFMDNLRMFVKSYDKAKVYPFDSMAASAAEADLCMLAASMVQQGIEPEKIIDEMKNLRDSTDIYFAVNDLKHLSRTGRLSNRSAIIGSLLDVKPLLTFEDGKIFAIAKERTMHRAYKMISSKIQKYLEEHPDWSVHVTVVDSNNREMLQKWSTSFQTDFPSVRVSTSHLGPAISVHTGEKTMGVVWDKDFKNDN; encoded by the coding sequence ATGAAAACGGCAGTTGTAACTGATACAGCATCGTATTTAACACCTGAGCAGATCAAGCAATACAACATCACCGTCTTGCCAATAACAGTCATTTTGGGAGATAAACAATATAAGGAAACAGAAGAGTTAACTGATCAGAAATTTTATGATTATTTGCGAAATGAGCCTGAATTACCAACGACAGCTCAAGTTTCTATGGGACAGATTCAAGAAGCCTATGATCACTTGGTAGATGAAGGATACGATACGATTATTTCAATTCATTTATCTCTAGGGATTACATCTTTCATGGATAATCTACGAATGTTTGTAAAATCTTATGACAAAGCCAAGGTTTATCCATTTGACTCGATGGCAGCTAGTGCCGCTGAAGCAGATCTTTGTATGTTAGCTGCTTCGATGGTGCAACAAGGAATTGAACCTGAAAAGATTATTGATGAGATGAAAAATCTTCGTGACTCAACCGATATTTATTTTGCGGTCAATGATTTGAAGCATTTGAGTCGAACAGGACGTTTGAGTAATCGCTCCGCTATTATCGGTAGCTTGTTAGATGTTAAGCCATTATTGACGTTTGAAGATGGTAAGATTTTTGCGATTGCTAAAGAAAGAACAATGCATCGTGCTTATAAAATGATCTCTTCAAAGATTCAAAAATATTTAGAAGAACATCCTGATTGGTCAGTTCATGTAACTGTAGTCGATTCTAATAATCGCGAAATGTTGCAGAAATGGTCAACTAGTTTTCAAACTGACTTCCCAAGTGTTCGTGTGTCAACGAGTCATTTAGGACCAGCTATCAGTGTTCATACTGGTGAAAAAACTATGGGTGTTGTTTGGGACAAGGACTTTAAAAATGATAACTAG
- a CDS encoding galactokinase yields MNTTSLLKGYQEKFGADAEKVFFSPGRINLIGEHTDYNGGNVFPCAISLGTYAAFGNRDDQTIQMYSKNLPDKGVISFSLNDLKYDKNDDWANYPKGMIYFITQAGYKIDHGFNLYIHGNLPDGAGLSSSASIELLMGTILKNVFSLDIDQVDLVKMGQKDENDFIGVNSGIMDQFAVGMGKENQAILLDTNTMEYHYAPVKLGDNVIVIMNTNKHRTLADSKYNERRSQCEEALKLLQTKLDIKSLGELSIDEFDRNSYLIDDDILIRRARHAVFENQRTLKAINYLKENNLIEFGKLVNASHISLHYDYEVTGKELDTLVAAAWKQDGVLGARMVGAGFGGCAIAIVNKDKVDDFKQNVGQIYQEKIGYAADFYIAQIADGPKEIALNEVEK; encoded by the coding sequence ATGAATACAACTAGTCTTTTAAAGGGTTATCAGGAAAAATTTGGTGCCGACGCAGAAAAAGTCTTCTTCTCACCTGGCAGAATTAATTTAATCGGTGAACACACGGATTACAACGGCGGCAACGTCTTCCCCTGCGCTATCAGTTTAGGTACTTACGCCGCCTTTGGAAATCGTGACGACCAAACTATTCAAATGTACTCAAAGAATTTACCCGACAAAGGTGTCATTTCATTTTCGCTAAATGATTTAAAATATGATAAAAACGACGATTGGGCTAATTATCCTAAAGGAATGATATATTTTATTACCCAAGCTGGTTATAAAATCGATCACGGATTCAACCTTTACATCCATGGAAATCTACCCGATGGTGCTGGCTTGTCATCTTCTGCATCAATTGAATTACTCATGGGAACAATTTTAAAAAATGTCTTTTCATTAGATATTGATCAAGTTGATCTCGTTAAAATGGGTCAAAAAGATGAAAATGACTTTATCGGTGTTAACTCAGGAATTATGGACCAATTTGCCGTAGGTATGGGTAAAGAAAATCAAGCTATCTTACTCGATACTAACACCATGGAATACCACTACGCTCCAGTTAAATTGGGCGACAATGTCATTGTCATTATGAATACTAACAAACATCGGACTTTGGCTGATTCTAAATACAACGAACGTCGCAGTCAATGTGAAGAAGCCTTGAAACTACTTCAGACAAAACTTGATATTAAATCACTTGGCGAATTATCTATTGATGAATTTGATCGTAATTCATACTTAATTGATGACGACATTCTTATCCGTCGTGCTCGTCACGCTGTTTTTGAAAATCAACGTACCTTAAAAGCCATCAATTACTTAAAAGAGAATAACTTAATTGAATTTGGAAAACTAGTCAACGCTTCACATATCTCACTTCACTACGATTATGAGGTAACCGGTAAGGAACTCGATACTTTAGTGGCCGCTGCTTGGAAACAAGATGGCGTTCTTGGTGCTAGAATGGTCGGTGCTGGCTTCGGTGGCTGTGCAATTGCCATCGTCAATAAAGATAAAGTTGATGATTTCAAGCAAAATGTCGGTCAAATATATCAAGAAAAAATCGGATATGCGGCTGACTTCTACATTGCCCAAATTGCTGACGGTCCCAAAGAAATTGCTTTAAACGAGGTGGAAAAATAA
- a CDS encoding UDP-glucose--hexose-1-phosphate uridylyltransferase, which translates to MSSVNKFVDQIINADNDYQELDRVYLYNRICSLVGDDNHQENDDLKVALIQTAIKNNKIENNQTAKEILNDQLMDFLTPLPSRVNQKFWNLYQKDPQSATNYFYKMSQDNDYIKVKAIAKNISYDVATDYGNLEITINLSKPEKDPKAIAAAGKTKQTGYPKCQLCLENEGYLGRLGYPARSNHRVIRFTLGGETWGFQYSPYAYFTEHAIFLNTKHIPMVINQHTFNNLIEITRLFPQYFVGSNADLPIVGGSMLTHDHYQGGRHVFPMMKAPIDRPIEIDVDNVTAGIVKWPLSTIRLTSKDPEELVKAATLIHENWMNYSDETVDIRSHSGETRHHTVTPIAYRKDDDYIMDIVLRDNQTSAKYPDGIFHPHQDVQHIKKENIGLIEVMGRAILPARLKDELKEVERYVLGQPNKMAQYHQTWADQLKQKYEFTEDNVEKLVNKETGLVFARVLEDAGVFKWNSKGQQAFDKFIQSLN; encoded by the coding sequence ATGTCTTCTGTTAATAAATTTGTTGATCAAATCATCAACGCTGATAACGACTACCAAGAGCTCGATCGTGTTTACTTATACAATCGTATCTGTTCCTTAGTTGGCGATGACAATCATCAAGAAAATGACGATCTCAAAGTCGCCTTGATTCAAACGGCTATTAAAAATAATAAAATTGAAAATAATCAAACAGCCAAGGAAATTCTCAATGACCAATTGATGGACTTTCTAACTCCTTTACCTTCAAGAGTAAATCAAAAATTCTGGAATCTTTATCAAAAGGATCCCCAAAGTGCAACAAATTATTTTTACAAGATGAGCCAAGATAATGACTACATTAAAGTTAAGGCTATCGCTAAAAATATTTCCTACGACGTCGCTACTGACTACGGAAATTTGGAAATCACGATCAATCTTTCTAAACCAGAAAAAGATCCCAAGGCTATTGCGGCCGCTGGTAAAACTAAACAGACTGGTTACCCTAAATGTCAACTTTGCCTAGAAAATGAAGGTTATCTAGGACGTCTCGGCTATCCTGCCAGAAGCAATCATCGAGTGATCCGCTTTACTCTTGGTGGAGAGACTTGGGGCTTCCAATATTCCCCTTACGCCTACTTTACTGAGCATGCTATTTTTCTCAATACCAAGCATATTCCAATGGTTATCAATCAGCATACGTTCAATAACCTAATAGAAATCACGCGTCTCTTCCCTCAATATTTTGTCGGAAGTAACGCTGATCTACCAATTGTCGGCGGTTCCATGCTCACCCACGACCACTACCAAGGTGGACGCCACGTCTTTCCGATGATGAAGGCTCCAATTGACCGTCCGATCGAAATTGATGTCGATAATGTTACTGCAGGTATCGTTAAATGGCCCCTTTCAACAATTAGACTAACTAGTAAAGATCCTGAGGAATTAGTCAAGGCAGCCACTTTGATCCATGAGAATTGGATGAATTATTCTGACGAAACAGTTGATATCAGATCCCACAGTGGCGAAACTCGTCATCATACCGTGACCCCAATTGCTTATCGTAAAGATGATGACTATATCATGGATATAGTTTTGCGTGATAATCAGACTTCTGCTAAATATCCTGACGGTATCTTCCATCCCCATCAAGATGTTCAACATATCAAGAAGGAAAATATTGGTCTAATCGAAGTTATGGGTCGAGCAATTTTACCAGCTCGTTTAAAAGACGAACTCAAAGAAGTTGAACGCTACGTTCTAGGTCAACCTAACAAGATGGCTCAATACCATCAGACTTGGGCTGATCAATTAAAACAAAAATATGAATTTACCGAAGATAATGTGGAAAAACTTGTTAATAAAGAAACTGGTCTAGTCTTTGCTAGAGTCCTCGAAGATGCTGGTGTCTTCAAGTGGAACTCCAAAGGTCAACAAGCTTTCGATAAATTTATTCAGAGTTTAAATTAA
- a CDS encoding LacI family DNA-binding transcriptional regulator, giving the protein MATLRDIAKKAQVSPATVSRVLNNDLTLSVTDETRTNILKIATELNYKKASHPNSRYQKHIALVQWYSESKEQDDLYYMTVREGIEQQAPKFGFQISRIFHNDIEEIPQDTDGIIAVGKFSPQQVKTMELICPNIVFIDDDQFSKGFDTVLTDFKYGIQKVIDFFIKQNIQDIGLIYGEENSTDNLRVISDSRYQYFKQIMTEKNLFEPKYCFKGDFTKDSGYDQMTKALDEENFPHAFFISNDLMAAGALKALQENVVDVPKRVSLFSFDNTSLSRYVNPELSSVDVATDQMGKASVDLMQDLLTNPRHVSKRLELATKLIFRQTTLL; this is encoded by the coding sequence ATGGCAACTCTACGTGACATTGCTAAAAAGGCTCAGGTTTCACCAGCAACCGTTTCACGAGTTCTTAACAATGATCTAACTTTGTCGGTGACCGATGAGACCCGAACCAATATTTTAAAAATTGCTACAGAATTAAATTACAAAAAAGCCAGTCACCCCAACAGTCGTTATCAAAAGCATATTGCCCTCGTTCAATGGTATTCCGAATCCAAAGAACAAGATGACCTCTACTATATGACTGTCCGTGAAGGAATTGAGCAACAAGCTCCTAAATTCGGTTTTCAGATCAGCCGTATCTTCCACAATGATATTGAGGAAATCCCCCAAGATACTGATGGTATCATTGCAGTGGGAAAATTCAGCCCACAACAAGTTAAAACGATGGAGTTGATCTGTCCCAACATTGTTTTTATTGATGACGATCAATTTTCTAAGGGATTCGATACAGTTTTGACTGACTTCAAATATGGCATACAAAAAGTAATTGATTTTTTCATCAAACAAAATATTCAAGATATTGGCTTAATCTATGGTGAGGAAAACTCTACCGACAATCTTAGAGTAATCTCTGATTCTCGTTATCAGTATTTCAAACAAATTATGACCGAAAAAAATTTATTTGAACCTAAATATTGTTTCAAAGGCGACTTTACAAAAGATTCAGGCTACGATCAAATGACTAAAGCTCTAGACGAAGAGAATTTTCCCCACGCCTTCTTTATCTCTAACGACCTTATGGCCGCCGGTGCTTTAAAGGCACTTCAAGAAAATGTTGTCGATGTTCCTAAAAGAGTCAGCCTCTTTAGCTTTGACAACACCTCCCTTTCTCGATACGTCAATCCTGAATTAAGTTCAGTCGATGTAGCCACTGATCAAATGGGCAAAGCTTCTGTTGATCTAATGCAAGATCTCTTGACTAATCCTCGACACGTTTCAAAGCGCCTTGAATTAGCGACTAAATTAATCTTTCGTCAAACAACTTTGCTTTGA
- a CDS encoding alpha/beta hydrolase, with the protein MMKKKSLIFSTVVAMILVVLGIFTYSCQAQAIKSKKYVQESIPTIFFHGYGSSYKAETQMTEAIKQAGVTRKIIRVNVSPNGYVKIIGSIPQKTKNPIVEVNYDNNKMTNYHTAGLWAKNVIEALQQDYKFKKVNLVGHSMGNMAINYYILDNYKNKKLPKVNKVVDIAGHFNGIIDEDDEPNQVTLNKAGKPDKMDQTYQQLLKLRKIYPTNTKVLNIYGDKNDGTHSDGAVTNSSSKSLKYLVSKRAKSYQEKKIVGKMAAHSKLHENKQVDRILIKFLWAK; encoded by the coding sequence ATCATGAAGAAAAAAAGTTTAATTTTTTCAACTGTTGTCGCAATGATTTTGGTGGTTTTAGGAATATTTACATATAGCTGCCAAGCGCAAGCTATTAAATCTAAAAAATATGTTCAAGAGTCGATTCCAACGATATTCTTTCACGGCTATGGCAGTAGCTATAAAGCTGAGACACAGATGACTGAGGCTATAAAACAAGCTGGCGTGACTAGAAAGATTATTCGCGTCAATGTCAGTCCTAATGGTTATGTCAAGATTATTGGTTCAATTCCTCAAAAAACGAAGAATCCGATCGTTGAAGTTAATTATGATAACAATAAGATGACTAATTATCACACGGCTGGACTGTGGGCAAAGAATGTTATCGAGGCTTTACAACAAGATTATAAATTTAAAAAAGTTAATTTAGTCGGTCATTCTATGGGAAATATGGCCATCAATTATTATATTTTAGATAATTATAAGAATAAGAAACTCCCTAAAGTCAATAAAGTAGTCGATATTGCAGGTCACTTCAATGGCATTATTGATGAAGATGATGAGCCTAATCAGGTAACCTTAAATAAGGCTGGAAAGCCAGATAAGATGGATCAAACTTATCAACAACTTTTGAAATTACGAAAAATTTATCCAACGAATACGAAAGTCTTAAATATTTATGGAGATAAAAACGATGGAACTCATTCTGATGGTGCCGTCACTAATTCATCATCTAAGTCGTTGAAGTATCTTGTTTCAAAGCGGGCTAAATCTTATCAAGAAAAGAAAATTGTTGGTAAAATGGCAGCCCATAGTAAATTACATGAGAATAAACAAGTTGATAGGATTTTGATTAAATTTTTGTGGGCTAAATAG